In Haliaeetus albicilla chromosome 2, bHalAlb1.1, whole genome shotgun sequence, a single genomic region encodes these proteins:
- the ZNF217 gene encoding zinc finger protein 217 isoform X2 yields the protein MPTQPLLAYMDGPDGIASTVGAQMENNDASMTIKGTNTISYKSLQEKFLMQTEGCMPLDCMFCDETFKHPEELGKHVLTQHRPTLCEPAVLRVEAEYLSPLDKCKVRKNLSSPNNEKDREELSCEVCGQTFDEAFDVEAHMKKHKDSFTYWCNVCGRRFKEPWFLKNHMRTHTGKPGSRNKHQQGSESPITINEVVQEHVTENVTSPYKICMVCGFLFLNKETLIEHSKVHTKESVPSGESPQVTGEPNAEETSRRDEFLRFLNLRPNLVPENDKSQKPVKWIAELDPFNTYQAWQLATKGKVAVGHGQIKEQGQEGSTDNDDSCSEKEDLGEIWNATKGSQTETTGKSKVNKNSSYTGNGNLSQDKLKHPGGEVPSMEMDSKLSQNKEKPTHCSECGKAFRTYHQLVLHSRVHKRDRRTDGETSAASRTCCADIIATLDENGAGERIEGGSEDGSEDGLPETLNLDKNEDGLERAKVKNLGASRECSYCGKYFRSNYYLNIHLRTHTGEKPYKCEFCDYAAAQKTSLRYHLERHHKDKQADSAADVKSDSKVSLQSQETELLLAADGAQETKNSKRLFDCAKDAEGFRPTKQQKEVLSLNNAIGSTVLLKMKNNSRELNKGSVCNSSNQIHENVSAPYLEKLKAEKETKEAQPSVPHKRERQASVTSEGDDVQYVCALKDGKNVNDVRDCTENYKHKPRVDCQEKPLNLSIGTSQECSVVSTRGLLAPSTCPFCTYRTFYPEVLMMHQRLMHKYNPDTVNKNGCRNKALAKARRTGCPPALLGKDVLPLSFNSNKSKASPSTQQKLLQAGKAKQCHPPQNKVPLFSVTDSSSTAPSNLKFHKQQSNIGAQANNYRQPQQEMHSSSSISPVLDRVKRSESKVKALSVPVSQSGLVSSSMNGPLDSHLNESAWSCHRGRDYPCSKSVSNVNLDYGETSSKRMKPNLLAVEHIDSPMASYRRYEMSRFRVANRYANLLPQECSRTKPASSVLPTKQGLLNSDDVDPPNVLTVLKPYEPYSSGSLYSSCGSSNGQVTSSTVEGKRSVSYQHLSSSVLQKRSYESFIGNAHFRPSDKKT from the exons ATGCCAACTCAGCCTCTCTTGGCATACATGGATGGACCGGATGGAATAGCCAGTACCGTTGGTGCACAGATGGAGAATAATGATGCCTCAATGACAATAAAAGGAACAAACACAATTTCTTATAAAAGCTTGCAAGAAAAGTTTCTCATGCAAACTGAGGGATGCATGCCTCTGGACTGCATGTTTTGTGACGAGACTTTTAAACATCCTGAAGAACTTGGTAAGCATGTTTTAACTCAGCATAGGCCCACTCTTTGTGAACCGGCTGTCCTGCGTGTTGAAGCAGAGTATCTTAGTCCTCTAGATAAATGTAAAGTAAGAAAAAACTTGTCTTCACCAAACAATgaaaaggacagagaagaaCTTAGTTGTGAAGTTTGTGGACAAACATTTGATGAGGCTTTTGATGTTGAGGCACACATGAAAAAGCATAAAGATTCTTTCACGTATTGGTGTAATGTATGTGGAAGAAGATTTAAAGAGCCATGGTTCCTCAAAAATCACATGAGAACGCATACTGGAAAGCCTGGTTCTAGAAACAAGCACCAACAAGGTTCTGAGAGCCCCATAACAATCAATGAGGTGGTGCAGGAGCACGTAACTGAAAATGTAACGTCACCTTACAAAATTTGTATGGTTTGTGGTTTCCTATTTCTCAATAAAGAGACTCTAATTGAGCATAGTAAAGTGCACACCAAAGAATCAGTACCCAGTGGTGAAAGCCCCCAAGTGACTGGTGAACCTAATGCAGAAGAAACATCTCGAAGAGATGAATTTTTGCGATTCTTGAACTTAAGACCAAACTTGGTTCCAGAAAATGACAAATCACAAAAACCTGTGAAGTGGATAGCTGAACTAGATCCTTTCAACACATATCAAGCATGGCAGCTGGCTACCAAAGGTAAAGTTGCAGTTGGCCATGGCCAAATTAAAGAACAAGGGCAAGAAGGAAGTACAGACAATGATGATTCATGTTCTGAGAAAGAAGATCTTGGTGAAATCTGGAATGCAACTAAAGGTAGCCAGACTGAAACTACAGGGAAgtcaaaagtaaataaaaacagcagTTACACAGGGAATGGTAACTTATCCCAAGACAAACTGAAACATCCCGGTGGTGAAGTGCCTTCTATGGAGATGGATTCTAAATTGTCCCAGAACAAAGAGAAACCAACACACTGTTCAGAGTGTGGTAAAGCCTTCAGAACATACCACCAGCTAGTCCTTCATTCCAGAGTACATAAGAGAGACAGGCGAACTGATGGAGAGACTTCGGCTGCTTCGAGGACATGCTGTGCTGATATAATTGCAACTCTGGATGAAAATGGAGCAGGAGAACGAATAGAAGGAGGCTCTGAAGATGGATCTGAAGATGGGCTTCCAGAAACACTTAATTTAG ataaaaatgaagatgGTTTGGAAAGAGCAAAAGTTAAAAACCTTGGAGCCTCCAGAGAATGCAGCTATTGTGGAAAGTATTTTCGCTCAAATTATTACCTCAATATTCATCTCAGAACTCATACAG GTGAAAAACCATACAAATGTGAATTCTGTGACTAcgcagcagcacagaaaacttCACTGAGGTATCACTTAGAGAGGCATCACAAGGACAAGCAAGCTGATAGTGCAGCAGACGTGAAAAGTGACAGCAAAGTTTCATTACAGAGTCAGGAGACGGAGCTCTTGCTGGCTGCTGATGGTGCTCAAGAAACCAAAAATTCGAAGAGGCTTTTTGATTGTGCCAAAGATGCTGAGGGCTTCCGACCTAccaagcagcaaaaggaagttCTGTCCCTGAACAATGCAATAGGCAGCAcagtccttttaaaaatgaaaaataattctaggGAATTGAACAAAGGTTCTGTTTGTAACAGTTCAAATCAAATACACGAGAATGTGTCCGCTCCTTACCTGGAAAAACTAAAGGCTGAGAAGGAAACGAAGGAAGCTCAGCCCAGTGTTCCTcataaaagagagaggcaggcTTCTGTGACATCAGAGGGTGATGATGTCCAGTATGTTTGTGCtttaaaagatggaaaaaatgtgAATGATGTGCGAGACTGCACTGAAAACTACAAACACAAACCTAGGGTGGACTGTCAAGAAAAGCCCTTGAACTTATCTATTGGGACTTCACAAGAATGTTCAGTGGTTTCAACCAGAGGCCTGCTAGCACCCAGCACCTGTCCATTTTGTACTTACAGAACATTTTACCCAGAAGTCCTAATGATGCACCAGAGGCTGATGCACAAATACAATCCTGACACCGTTAACAAAAATGGCTGTAGAAACAAGGCTCTAGCTAAAGCCAGACGCACTGGATGCCCTCCAGCTCTGCTTGGTAAAGATGTGCTTCCTCTGTCTTTTAATTCTAATAAAAGTAAGGCTTCCCCATCTACACAGCAAAAACTGTTGCAAGCGGGGAAAGCTAAACAATGTCACCCTCCACAGAACAAAGTCCCTCTCTTTTCAGTGACTGACTCAAGCAGCACAGCCCCGAGTAACCTCAAGTTTCATAAACAGCAAAGTAATATTGGAGCTCAGGCAAATAACTATAGACAACCTCAGCAAGAAATGCACTCCAGTTCCAGTATCTCTCCAGTATTGGACAGAGTAAAAAGATCTGAATCTAAAGTAAAAGCTCTAAGTGTCCCAGTGTCTCAATCTGGTCTAGTAAGCAGCAGTATGAATGGCCCTCTCGACTCTCACCTAAATGAATCTGCCTGGTCTTGTCATCGAGGAAGAGACTATCCTTGTAGTAAATCTGTGAGCAATGTAAATCTAGACTATGGTGAAACGTCTTCTAAACGAATGAAACCTAATCTGTTAGCTGTTGAGCATATTGACTCTCCAATGGCTAGTTACAGAAGATACGAAATGAGCAGATTTCGTGTTGCAAACAGATATGCAAATCTGCTACCTCAGGAATGTTCTCGCACCAAACCTGCATCCTCTGTTTTGCCAACCAAACAAGGGCTTCTGAATTCAGATGATGTTGATCCTCCTAATGTATTGACTGTTCTCAAACCTTATGAGCCGTATAGCTCTGGATCACTTTACAGTTCTTGTGGATCTAGCAATGGCCAAGTAACCAGCTCTACAGTAGAAG GAAAGAGATCAGTGTCATACCAACACTTATCTAGCAGCGTGCTGCAAAAGCGAAGTTATGAAAGCTTCATTGGTAATGCACACTTTCGACCAAGTGACAAGAAGACTTAA
- the ZNF217 gene encoding zinc finger protein 217 isoform X1: MPTQPLLAYMDGPDGIASTVGAQMENNDASMTIKGTNTISYKSLQEKFLMQTEGCMPLDCMFCDETFKHPEELGKHVLTQHRPTLCEPAVLRVEAEYLSPLDKCKVRKNLSSPNNEKDREELSCEVCGQTFDEAFDVEAHMKKHKDSFTYWCNVCGRRFKEPWFLKNHMRTHTGKPGSRNKHQQGSESPITINEVVQEHVTENVTSPYKICMVCGFLFLNKETLIEHSKVHTKESVPSGESPQVTGEPNAEETSRRDEFLRFLNLRPNLVPENDKSQKPVKWIAELDPFNTYQAWQLATKGKVAVGHGQIKEQGQEGSTDNDDSCSEKEDLGEIWNATKGSQTETTGKSKVNKNSSYTGNGNLSQDKLKHPGGEVPSMEMDSKLSQNKEKPTHCSECGKAFRTYHQLVLHSRVHKRDRRTDGETSAASRTCCADIIATLDENGAGERIEGGSEDGSEDGLPETLNLGIFSPKDKNEDGLERAKVKNLGASRECSYCGKYFRSNYYLNIHLRTHTGEKPYKCEFCDYAAAQKTSLRYHLERHHKDKQADSAADVKSDSKVSLQSQETELLLAADGAQETKNSKRLFDCAKDAEGFRPTKQQKEVLSLNNAIGSTVLLKMKNNSRELNKGSVCNSSNQIHENVSAPYLEKLKAEKETKEAQPSVPHKRERQASVTSEGDDVQYVCALKDGKNVNDVRDCTENYKHKPRVDCQEKPLNLSIGTSQECSVVSTRGLLAPSTCPFCTYRTFYPEVLMMHQRLMHKYNPDTVNKNGCRNKALAKARRTGCPPALLGKDVLPLSFNSNKSKASPSTQQKLLQAGKAKQCHPPQNKVPLFSVTDSSSTAPSNLKFHKQQSNIGAQANNYRQPQQEMHSSSSISPVLDRVKRSESKVKALSVPVSQSGLVSSSMNGPLDSHLNESAWSCHRGRDYPCSKSVSNVNLDYGETSSKRMKPNLLAVEHIDSPMASYRRYEMSRFRVANRYANLLPQECSRTKPASSVLPTKQGLLNSDDVDPPNVLTVLKPYEPYSSGSLYSSCGSSNGQVTSSTVEGKRSVSYQHLSSSVLQKRSYESFIGNAHFRPSDKKT; encoded by the exons ATGCCAACTCAGCCTCTCTTGGCATACATGGATGGACCGGATGGAATAGCCAGTACCGTTGGTGCACAGATGGAGAATAATGATGCCTCAATGACAATAAAAGGAACAAACACAATTTCTTATAAAAGCTTGCAAGAAAAGTTTCTCATGCAAACTGAGGGATGCATGCCTCTGGACTGCATGTTTTGTGACGAGACTTTTAAACATCCTGAAGAACTTGGTAAGCATGTTTTAACTCAGCATAGGCCCACTCTTTGTGAACCGGCTGTCCTGCGTGTTGAAGCAGAGTATCTTAGTCCTCTAGATAAATGTAAAGTAAGAAAAAACTTGTCTTCACCAAACAATgaaaaggacagagaagaaCTTAGTTGTGAAGTTTGTGGACAAACATTTGATGAGGCTTTTGATGTTGAGGCACACATGAAAAAGCATAAAGATTCTTTCACGTATTGGTGTAATGTATGTGGAAGAAGATTTAAAGAGCCATGGTTCCTCAAAAATCACATGAGAACGCATACTGGAAAGCCTGGTTCTAGAAACAAGCACCAACAAGGTTCTGAGAGCCCCATAACAATCAATGAGGTGGTGCAGGAGCACGTAACTGAAAATGTAACGTCACCTTACAAAATTTGTATGGTTTGTGGTTTCCTATTTCTCAATAAAGAGACTCTAATTGAGCATAGTAAAGTGCACACCAAAGAATCAGTACCCAGTGGTGAAAGCCCCCAAGTGACTGGTGAACCTAATGCAGAAGAAACATCTCGAAGAGATGAATTTTTGCGATTCTTGAACTTAAGACCAAACTTGGTTCCAGAAAATGACAAATCACAAAAACCTGTGAAGTGGATAGCTGAACTAGATCCTTTCAACACATATCAAGCATGGCAGCTGGCTACCAAAGGTAAAGTTGCAGTTGGCCATGGCCAAATTAAAGAACAAGGGCAAGAAGGAAGTACAGACAATGATGATTCATGTTCTGAGAAAGAAGATCTTGGTGAAATCTGGAATGCAACTAAAGGTAGCCAGACTGAAACTACAGGGAAgtcaaaagtaaataaaaacagcagTTACACAGGGAATGGTAACTTATCCCAAGACAAACTGAAACATCCCGGTGGTGAAGTGCCTTCTATGGAGATGGATTCTAAATTGTCCCAGAACAAAGAGAAACCAACACACTGTTCAGAGTGTGGTAAAGCCTTCAGAACATACCACCAGCTAGTCCTTCATTCCAGAGTACATAAGAGAGACAGGCGAACTGATGGAGAGACTTCGGCTGCTTCGAGGACATGCTGTGCTGATATAATTGCAACTCTGGATGAAAATGGAGCAGGAGAACGAATAGAAGGAGGCTCTGAAGATGGATCTGAAGATGGGCTTCCAGAAACACTTAATTTAG GTATATTTTCTCccaaagataaaaatgaagatgGTTTGGAAAGAGCAAAAGTTAAAAACCTTGGAGCCTCCAGAGAATGCAGCTATTGTGGAAAGTATTTTCGCTCAAATTATTACCTCAATATTCATCTCAGAACTCATACAG GTGAAAAACCATACAAATGTGAATTCTGTGACTAcgcagcagcacagaaaacttCACTGAGGTATCACTTAGAGAGGCATCACAAGGACAAGCAAGCTGATAGTGCAGCAGACGTGAAAAGTGACAGCAAAGTTTCATTACAGAGTCAGGAGACGGAGCTCTTGCTGGCTGCTGATGGTGCTCAAGAAACCAAAAATTCGAAGAGGCTTTTTGATTGTGCCAAAGATGCTGAGGGCTTCCGACCTAccaagcagcaaaaggaagttCTGTCCCTGAACAATGCAATAGGCAGCAcagtccttttaaaaatgaaaaataattctaggGAATTGAACAAAGGTTCTGTTTGTAACAGTTCAAATCAAATACACGAGAATGTGTCCGCTCCTTACCTGGAAAAACTAAAGGCTGAGAAGGAAACGAAGGAAGCTCAGCCCAGTGTTCCTcataaaagagagaggcaggcTTCTGTGACATCAGAGGGTGATGATGTCCAGTATGTTTGTGCtttaaaagatggaaaaaatgtgAATGATGTGCGAGACTGCACTGAAAACTACAAACACAAACCTAGGGTGGACTGTCAAGAAAAGCCCTTGAACTTATCTATTGGGACTTCACAAGAATGTTCAGTGGTTTCAACCAGAGGCCTGCTAGCACCCAGCACCTGTCCATTTTGTACTTACAGAACATTTTACCCAGAAGTCCTAATGATGCACCAGAGGCTGATGCACAAATACAATCCTGACACCGTTAACAAAAATGGCTGTAGAAACAAGGCTCTAGCTAAAGCCAGACGCACTGGATGCCCTCCAGCTCTGCTTGGTAAAGATGTGCTTCCTCTGTCTTTTAATTCTAATAAAAGTAAGGCTTCCCCATCTACACAGCAAAAACTGTTGCAAGCGGGGAAAGCTAAACAATGTCACCCTCCACAGAACAAAGTCCCTCTCTTTTCAGTGACTGACTCAAGCAGCACAGCCCCGAGTAACCTCAAGTTTCATAAACAGCAAAGTAATATTGGAGCTCAGGCAAATAACTATAGACAACCTCAGCAAGAAATGCACTCCAGTTCCAGTATCTCTCCAGTATTGGACAGAGTAAAAAGATCTGAATCTAAAGTAAAAGCTCTAAGTGTCCCAGTGTCTCAATCTGGTCTAGTAAGCAGCAGTATGAATGGCCCTCTCGACTCTCACCTAAATGAATCTGCCTGGTCTTGTCATCGAGGAAGAGACTATCCTTGTAGTAAATCTGTGAGCAATGTAAATCTAGACTATGGTGAAACGTCTTCTAAACGAATGAAACCTAATCTGTTAGCTGTTGAGCATATTGACTCTCCAATGGCTAGTTACAGAAGATACGAAATGAGCAGATTTCGTGTTGCAAACAGATATGCAAATCTGCTACCTCAGGAATGTTCTCGCACCAAACCTGCATCCTCTGTTTTGCCAACCAAACAAGGGCTTCTGAATTCAGATGATGTTGATCCTCCTAATGTATTGACTGTTCTCAAACCTTATGAGCCGTATAGCTCTGGATCACTTTACAGTTCTTGTGGATCTAGCAATGGCCAAGTAACCAGCTCTACAGTAGAAG GAAAGAGATCAGTGTCATACCAACACTTATCTAGCAGCGTGCTGCAAAAGCGAAGTTATGAAAGCTTCATTGGTAATGCACACTTTCGACCAAGTGACAAGAAGACTTAA